A DNA window from Ascaphus truei isolate aAscTru1 unplaced genomic scaffold, aAscTru1.hap1 HAP1_SCAFFOLD_2245, whole genome shotgun sequence contains the following coding sequences:
- the LOC142477675 gene encoding uncharacterized protein LOC142477675 has translation ALAYACVYSYYNQDSVLQALAYACVYSYYNQDSVLQALAYACVYSYYNQDSERLDVLESQTENLELHVSALQILLEDGLLQCEDLASCVRLLSADKYNSGLELVRRVQERLRGILQHSTQDFHVGFLSQPENKDMKLSNVPAAVTASATEPVDGASDSADTAGGQDEEDDEYVPEWHDYDEDLDEDDFSYDEDDESENLEPDSFIFEDDDPEAYE, from the exons gcgctggcgtacgcctgcgtgtacagttattataatcaggattctgtattacaggcgctggcgtacgcctgcgtgtacagttattataaccaggattctgtattacaggcgctggcgtacgcctgcgtgtacagttattataatcagGATTCTGAGCGTCTCGATGTGTTGGAATCTCAGACCGAGAACCTGGAGCTTCACGTCAGCGCTCTGCAGATCCTGCTGG aggACGGCCTCCTGCAGTGCGAGGATCTGGCCTCGTGTGTACGACTGTTGAGCGCAGACAAGTACAATAGTGGCCTGGAGCTGGTGAGAAGAGTGCAGGAGAGACTGAGGGGCATCCTACAGCACTCCACTCAG GATTTCCATGTGGGATTCCTTTCccaaccagaaaacaaagacATGAAGCTTTCCAATGTGCCCGCAGCGGTGACGGCCTCAGCCACAGA acCTGTGGATGGCGCGTCTGACTCCGCTGACACTGCGGGGGGCCAAGATGAAGAGGATGACGAGTATGTCCCCGAGTGGCACGATTACGACGAGGACCTGGACGAGGATGACTTCTCATATGACGAAGACGATGAGTCGGAGAACCTGGAGCCCGACTCGTTCATTTTCGAGGATGACGATCCCGAGGCCTACGAATGA